A genomic window from Gossypium hirsutum isolate 1008001.06 chromosome D10, Gossypium_hirsutum_v2.1, whole genome shotgun sequence includes:
- the LOC107942667 gene encoding 7-deoxyloganetic acid glucosyl transferase, with protein MEMDSPSQSRPPHVVIFPLPLQGHINSMIKLAELLALAGFKLTFLNSHHNHERLIKFTNIVAYFKRYPGFELKTITDGLPLDHPRSGNWFLETYEEAIKMKIKQRFREMLMNSNPPVDCVIADGFSGFAIDVANELGIPIIGFRTSSPRSFWVYYSITDIIKAGELPIRGSEDMDRLITTVPGMETYLRCRDLPSFCRKSDIEDSTVQLIVKQTRKSTEADALIFNTTDELDGPILSQIRTKCANIYPIGPLHAQLNTKLKAKHGESFDQFSNALREEDKSCIPWLDKQPYRSVIYVSFGSITSTSRDQLVELWYGLLNSKTKFLFVVRPDSVIGKDGEGEDVVKELMEKSKDRGYIVDWAPQEVVLNHQAVGGFLTHSGWNSTLESIVAGVPMVCWPYFADQQVTSRVVSRVWKIGLDMKDVCDRKIVENMVNDVMVDRKEFVNSATDMAKVINQCVSIGGSSSNNLDRLIEDIRMKRLKTTKRL; from the exons AAGCTAGCTGAACTATTAGCCCTCGCCGGTTTCAAGCTCACTTTCCTCAATTCCCACCATAACCATGAACGCCTGATCAAGTTCACCAACATTGTTGCCTATTTTAAAAGATACCCAGGGTTCGAACTCAAGACCATAACCGATGGTCTTCCTCTTGATCATCCCAGATCAGGGAATTGGTTCCTTGAGACGTATGAAGAAGCCATTAAAATGAAAATCAAGCAGAGGTTTAGAGAGATGTTGATGAATAGCAATCCACCGGTGGATTGTGTAATTGCAGATGGGTTTTCTGGGTTTGCCATTGATGTTGCGAATGAGCTTGGGATCCCCATCATTGGTTTTCGTACCAGCAGTCCTCGTAGTTTCTGGGTTTATTATTCTATTACTGATATAATCAAAGCTGGGGAGCTTCCTATCAGAG GAAGTGAAGACATGGACAGGTTGATAACAACAGTGCCAGGCATGGAAACTTATCTTCGATGTCGAGATCTTCCTAGTTTTTGTCGAAAATCGGACATTGAAGATTCAACTGTTCAACTTATTGTTAAACAAACACGAAAAAGCACTGAAGCCGACGCCTTGATATTCAACACCACTGACGAGCTCGACGGACCTATACTATCTCAAATACGCACTAAATGCGCTAACATCTACCCCATTGGACCCTTACATGCTCAATTAAACACAAAACTCAAGGCAAAACATGGAGAATCATTTGATCAATTTTCGAATGCCCTTCGGGAAGAGGATAAAAGCTGCATTCCTTGGCTCGATAAGCAACCATATCGATCTGTTATCTACGTAAGTTTTGGTAGCATTACAAGCACGTCAAGGGATCAACTCGTAGAGCTTTGGTATGGACTTCTTAACAGTAAAACGAAGTTCTTGTTTGTTGTAAGGCCAGATTCCGTGATTGGAAAAGATGGTGAAGGGGAGGATGTTGTAAAAGAGCTTATGGAGAAGAGTAAGGATCGAGGCTACATTGTTGATTGGGCACCGCAAGAGGTGGTCTTGAACCACCAGGCGGTCGGTGGGTTCTTGACGCATAGCGGGTGGAACTCAACTTTAGAGAGCATCGTTGCCGGGGTGCCTATGGTTTGTTGGCCGTACTTTGCCGATCAACAAGTGACTAGTAGGGTTGTGAGTAGGGTGTGGAAAATAGGGTTGGATATGAAGGATGTATGCGATAGGAAGATAGTGGAGAACATGGTGAACGATGTGATGGTGGATCGAAAGGAGTTCGTGAATTCGGCAACAGACATGGCTAAGGTAATCAACCAATGTGTTAGTATTGGTGGGTCTTCTTCTAATAATTTGGACCGTCTAATTGAAGATATTAGAATGAAGAGATTGAAAACCACCAAAAGATTATAG